Proteins encoded in a region of the Solanum dulcamara chromosome 9, daSolDulc1.2, whole genome shotgun sequence genome:
- the LOC129904399 gene encoding mediator of RNA polymerase II transcription subunit 7a-like encodes MSTATATYPPPPPYYRLYKDYLQDPKSAPEPPPHIEGTYVLFGSNYTTDDVLPNLEEQGVRQLYPKGPNVDFKKELRALNRELQLHILELADVLVERPSQYARRVEEISLIFKNLHHLLNSLRPHQARATLIHILELQIQRRKQAIEDIKRRREEAQKLLKEALGTLEGQ; translated from the exons ATGTCGACAGCAACAGCAACATACCCACCACCGCCACCTTATTACAGGCTGTACAAGGACTATCTTCAGGACCCCAAGTCTGCTCCAGAACCTCCCCCTCACATTGAAGGCACCTATGTCCTCTTTGGTAGCAACTACACT ACTGATGATGTACTCCCAAATTTGGAAGAGCAGGGTGTGCGTCAATTATACCCAAAAGGGCCTAATGTTG ATTTCAAGAAAGAACTAAGAGCACTTAACAGAGAGTTGCAGCTACATATATTGGAGCTTGCTGATGTTCTGGTAGAGCGCCCTTCACAATATGCCAGGAGAGTGGAAGAGATATCTCTGATATTCAAAAACTTGCACCACCTACTCAATTCTCTGCGTCCTCACCAG GCTCGAGCCACACTTATCCATATTCTAGAGCTTCAGATACAACGGCGTAAACAAGCTATAGAGGATATCAAgcg GAGAAGGGAAGAAGCTCAGAAGCTTCTAAAGGAGGCACTTGGTACCCTCGAGGGACAGTAG